The Nycticebus coucang isolate mNycCou1 chromosome 2, mNycCou1.pri, whole genome shotgun sequence genome includes a window with the following:
- the LOC128570976 gene encoding coiled-coil domain-containing protein 43-like isoform X2, translating into MVVPGEVAAATSGKGDGGSGGFGLWLDGQLEALGVDRAIYGAYILDVLQEEEEEEKLDVLQGILLAFLEKDSLLNICKEIVERWSETQNVVTKVKKEDEVQAIATLIKKQAQMVVKPRMVSEEEKQRKADLMAQYADVTDEEDEVPKHQCGRCPQCPKTGARIT; encoded by the exons ATGGTGGTGCCCGGTGAAGTGGCCGCGGCCACCTCTGGCAAAGGCGATGGCGGGAGCGGCGGCTTTGGATTATGGCTAGATGGACAATTGGAGGCGCTGGGGGTGGACCGAGCCATTTATGGTGCCTACATCTTGGATGTCctgcaggaagaagaggaagaagaaaagttggatGTTCTGCAGGGTATCCTCTTGGCTTTCCTGGAAAAAGATTCCCTCCTTAATATCTGCAAGGAGATTGTGGAACGATGGTCGGAGACTCAGAATGTTGtcacaaaagtgaaaaaagaagatgaagttCAGGCCATTGCAACTCTAATTAAGAAGCAGGCACAGATGGTGGTAAAACCCAGGATGGTGTCAgaagaagagaagcagagaaaagctGACCTCATGGCCCAGTATGCTGATGTGACAGATGAAGAGGATGAAG TTCCGAAACACCAATGTGGAAGATGTCCTCAATGCCCGAAAACTGGAGCGAGAATCACTTAG
- the LOC128570976 gene encoding coiled-coil domain-containing protein 43-like isoform X1: protein MVVPGEVAAATSGKGDGGSGGFGLWLDGQLEALGVDRAIYGAYILDVLQEEEEEEKLDVLQGILLAFLEKDSLLNICKEIVERWSETQNVVTKVKKEDEVQAIATLIKKQAQMVVKPRMVSEEEKQRKADLMAQYADVTDEEDEADEKDDSGATTMNIGSDKSLFRNTNVEDVLNARKLERESLRDESQRKKEQDKLQRERDKLAKQERKEKEKKRTQRGE from the coding sequence ATGGTGGTGCCCGGTGAAGTGGCCGCGGCCACCTCTGGCAAAGGCGATGGCGGGAGCGGCGGCTTTGGATTATGGCTAGATGGACAATTGGAGGCGCTGGGGGTGGACCGAGCCATTTATGGTGCCTACATCTTGGATGTCctgcaggaagaagaggaagaagaaaagttggatGTTCTGCAGGGTATCCTCTTGGCTTTCCTGGAAAAAGATTCCCTCCTTAATATCTGCAAGGAGATTGTGGAACGATGGTCGGAGACTCAGAATGTTGtcacaaaagtgaaaaaagaagatgaagttCAGGCCATTGCAACTCTAATTAAGAAGCAGGCACAGATGGTGGTAAAACCCAGGATGGTGTCAgaagaagagaagcagagaaaagctGACCTCATGGCCCAGTATGCTGATGTGACAGATGAAGAGGATGAAGCAGATGAAAAGGATGAttcaggtgccaccacaatgaaCATTGGTTCTGACAAATCCCTTTTCCGAAACACCAATGTGGAAGATGTCCTCAATGCCCGAAAACTGGAGCGAGAATCACTTAGGGATGAGTCCCAAAGGAAGAAGGAACAGGACAAGctgcagagggagagagacaaaCTGGCCAAACAGGAGcgcaaggaaaaggaaaagaaaaggacacaGAGAGGGGAATGA